A genomic segment from Leptolyngbya boryana PCC 6306 encodes:
- a CDS encoding 1-acyl-sn-glycerol-3-phosphate acyltransferase, whose product MSRPRQFVQPPLEFIPPDLNMSILRGMRSILPFWMRHRTAISRIEAIQVEKLVDLYEQFQSGKIRLLMAFRHPSSDDPFCLMYLMHYLLPRTARRQGIRLRLPTHSHFMYDRGIPLWAGSRVGWIYSKLGGTPIHRGKLDRVGLRSARDLLANGQFPLMAAPEGATNGHNEIVSPLEPGIAQMGFWCVEDLQKANRNEEVIIVPIGIQYHYVKRDWTPVDQLLGELETDTGITPKNPDRYARLYTIAEHMLTVMESFYKKFYHQDLPSVEHAEPNARLALRLQVLMDSALTVAEQYFDIQPKGSVIDRCRRLEQAAWDLIFREDLKLGELSPVDRGLADRVAEEASLRIWHMRLVESFVAVTGRYVIEKPSLDRFAETTLLLWDMITRIKGGDAFKRPKLGKQSVLITVGDPISVSDRAAATKGDRRATKQAVADLTQDLQTAMEKMIL is encoded by the coding sequence GTGTCGCGCCCTCGTCAATTTGTCCAACCCCCACTTGAATTTATCCCGCCCGACCTGAACATGAGCATCCTGCGCGGAATGCGATCGATTCTCCCGTTCTGGATGCGACACAGAACTGCGATTTCCCGAATCGAAGCGATCCAGGTCGAAAAACTTGTTGATCTGTACGAACAATTTCAATCCGGCAAAATCCGCTTACTCATGGCTTTTCGGCATCCGAGTTCGGATGATCCGTTTTGCCTAATGTATTTGATGCACTATCTGCTGCCTCGGACTGCTCGTCGCCAAGGCATTCGGCTCAGATTACCGACTCACTCTCACTTCATGTACGATCGCGGCATTCCGTTATGGGCAGGTTCTAGAGTTGGCTGGATTTACTCGAAACTGGGCGGAACTCCGATTCATCGCGGCAAACTCGATCGCGTTGGATTGCGCTCAGCCCGCGACCTTTTAGCCAATGGACAATTCCCGCTGATGGCTGCCCCCGAAGGCGCAACCAATGGACATAACGAAATTGTCAGCCCGCTCGAACCCGGAATCGCACAGATGGGATTTTGGTGTGTCGAAGACTTACAAAAAGCAAATCGTAATGAAGAAGTGATCATTGTTCCGATCGGAATTCAATATCACTATGTCAAACGCGATTGGACTCCGGTTGATCAACTGTTAGGTGAATTAGAAACCGATACAGGAATCACACCGAAAAATCCCGATCGCTATGCAAGACTGTATACGATCGCAGAACATATGCTAACGGTGATGGAATCGTTTTACAAGAAGTTTTATCATCAAGATCTACCCTCAGTCGAACATGCTGAACCGAATGCGAGATTGGCACTGCGGCTGCAAGTCCTAATGGATTCAGCTTTGACTGTTGCAGAACAGTATTTTGATATTCAACCGAAAGGAAGCGTCATCGATCGCTGTCGCCGCTTAGAGCAAGCAGCCTGGGATTTAATTTTCCGAGAAGATCTGAAATTAGGCGAACTCTCTCCGGTTGATCGAGGACTTGCCGATCGCGTTGCCGAAGAAGCTAGTCTGAGAATTTGGCATATGCGGCTCGTCGAGAGTTTTGTTGCGGTCACTGGAAGATATGTGATCGAAAAACCTTCGCTCGATCGCTTTGCGGAAACGACCTTACTCTTATGGGATATGATTACCCGGATCAAAGGTGGCGATGCCTTTAAACGTCCCAAGCTCGGGAAACAATCGGTCTTAATCACCGTGGGCGATCCGATTTCAGTCAGCGATCGTGCGGCGGCTACCAAAGGCGATCGACGTGCTACAAAACAAGCCGTTGCAGATCTTACTCAGGACTTGCAGACTGCAATGGAGAAAATGATCTTGTAG
- a CDS encoding recombinase family protein produces the protein MVIAYLYSDPLLEESSELVFSEYNVDRIYQDFTTQRTQLQQLIDDHQNEPVQLLIRQVEDLGESIAEIQNRLAQLETLNIELITLESETLSATTLEQLQNLQYNQRSRKIRQGHAQNRVKTLAPPGKAPYGYRRSRNRYILDRTTAPVVKEFFDRFLLYGSLRDAVRFLEKKYGKKISVSTGQRWLTSPVYRGDLEYQTGETIPDTHPAILSRDEAAQIDRLLRRNRRLPARTASAPRSLAGLVTCGECQSGMTVTRVTSRKKGQKEYLYLRPMQCPKQCKAIAYDDILQSTIERICEDLPRAVSEAGIPDLDAIKQRINSAIVQKQSILEQIPPLIETGILDSETADLRSYKLRSEIAQLQAQLSQLPPVNLKAIAQTVSIPQFWLDLSEAERRFYFREFIRQIELIRTETGWQLKLNFIF, from the coding sequence ATGGTGATTGCTTATCTCTACTCTGATCCATTGCTAGAAGAATCGTCAGAGTTAGTATTTTCGGAATACAACGTTGATCGCATTTATCAAGATTTCACAACGCAAAGAACTCAATTACAGCAACTCATCGACGATCATCAAAATGAACCCGTTCAATTACTAATTCGACAAGTCGAGGATCTCGGAGAATCGATCGCTGAAATCCAAAACCGACTTGCTCAACTCGAAACTCTGAATATCGAACTGATTACGCTTGAATCTGAAACACTCTCTGCGACGACACTCGAACAATTACAGAACTTACAGTACAACCAACGCAGCCGCAAAATTCGGCAAGGTCACGCCCAAAATCGAGTCAAAACCCTCGCTCCACCCGGAAAAGCCCCTTACGGCTATCGGCGCAGTCGAAATCGCTATATTCTCGATCGCACAACTGCCCCAGTCGTGAAAGAATTCTTCGATCGCTTTCTCCTCTACGGTTCTCTACGCGATGCTGTCCGATTTTTAGAAAAGAAATACGGCAAAAAAATTTCAGTCTCGACCGGACAACGCTGGCTCACTAGCCCTGTTTACCGAGGGGATTTGGAGTATCAAACTGGCGAAACGATTCCCGACACTCATCCTGCTATTTTGTCGCGTGATGAAGCCGCACAAATCGATCGCTTACTGCGCCGCAACCGTCGTTTACCTGCTCGAACTGCGAGCGCACCCCGATCGCTTGCAGGTCTCGTTACTTGTGGTGAGTGTCAATCGGGAATGACGGTGACACGCGTGACATCTCGAAAGAAAGGACAAAAAGAGTACTTATATCTTCGTCCGATGCAATGTCCGAAACAATGCAAAGCGATCGCATATGATGACATTCTTCAATCCACGATCGAGAGAATTTGCGAAGATCTTCCGCGTGCTGTTTCAGAAGCGGGAATTCCTGATCTTGATGCCATCAAGCAAAGAATTAACAGTGCGATCGTCCAAAAGCAATCAATTCTTGAACAAATTCCACCTTTGATTGAAACTGGAATTTTAGACTCAGAAACCGCAGATTTGCGATCGTACAAATTGCGAAGTGAAATCGCTCAATTACAAGCGCAACTGTCTCAACTGCCTCCGGTGAATTTGAAAGCGATCGCTCAAACGGTTTCGATTCCTCAATTCTGGTTGGATCTTTCAGAAGCAGAACGCCGATTTTATTTTCGAGAATTCATTCGACAAATTGAACTGATTCGCACAGAAACAGGCTGGCAGTTAAAACTGAACTTTATTTTCTGA
- a CDS encoding VOC family protein — protein sequence MQLTQFLHAAIVVSDLEKSEQFYGTVLGLKKIDRVLKFPGAWYEIGSFQIHLIADSAPVSETFAEKWGRNRHLAFSVENIETAKATLIQAGCEIQMSASGRPALFVKDPDGNIIELGEA from the coding sequence ATGCAACTCACCCAATTTTTACATGCTGCGATCGTGGTTTCTGACTTGGAGAAATCAGAGCAGTTTTATGGAACCGTGTTGGGGTTGAAAAAGATCGATCGAGTGTTGAAGTTTCCGGGGGCTTGGTATGAGATTGGGTCGTTTCAAATTCATTTGATCGCAGATTCGGCTCCGGTTTCGGAAACTTTTGCTGAAAAGTGGGGTAGAAATCGGCATTTAGCGTTTTCGGTCGAGAACATTGAAACGGCTAAAGCAACCTTGATTCAGGCAGGATGTGAGATTCAAATGAGTGCTTCGGGGCGACCCGCTTTATTCGTTAAAGATCCAGATGGAAATATCATTGAATTAGGAGAAGCATAA